A genomic region of Chryseobacterium sp. KACC 21268 contains the following coding sequences:
- a CDS encoding pseudouridine synthase produces the protein MLEILYQDDYLIAINKPSGLLVHKSKYAGPADKYAVEKLTDQIGKKVHLVHRLDRKTSGVLLFAFDKEMLKLLSDQFMNREVEKRYLAILRGWTKEEETIDYDLTNENEIVQNAITYYKRLMISEIDLPFLKHQTSRYSLVEAIPQTGRFHQLRKHFKHILHPILGCRKHGCNKQNKLWLNSFNITAMPLHSHQLNFKHPITNENISINASLSVNPGFLQIGNILGFDFKEYI, from the coding sequence ATGTTAGAAATTCTTTATCAAGACGACTACCTTATCGCCATCAACAAACCGAGTGGACTATTGGTTCATAAGTCCAAATATGCCGGCCCAGCAGATAAATATGCGGTAGAGAAACTAACGGATCAAATTGGAAAAAAGGTTCATCTTGTCCATCGATTGGACCGAAAAACTTCTGGTGTTTTATTGTTTGCTTTCGATAAAGAAATGCTAAAATTATTGAGTGACCAATTTATGAATCGTGAAGTAGAAAAAAGATATCTGGCAATTCTTCGTGGTTGGACAAAAGAGGAAGAAACAATCGATTACGATTTGACCAATGAAAATGAAATCGTTCAAAACGCCATTACGTACTACAAACGATTGATGATTTCCGAAATTGATCTGCCATTTCTTAAACATCAGACCTCTCGCTATTCTTTGGTAGAAGCAATCCCTCAAACAGGCAGATTTCATCAATTAAGAAAGCATTTCAAACATATTTTGCATCCGATTTTAGGTTGCAGAAAACACGGTTGCAATAAGCAGAATAAGTTGTGGCTCAATAGTTTTAATATCACTGCAATGCCTTTGCATTCTCACCAACTTAATTTTAAGCATCCCATTACAAACGAAAATATTTCCATCAATGCGAGTTTGAGTG
- a CDS encoding glycine--tRNA ligase, with protein MAKQEDVFKKVISHAKEYGFIFPSSEIYDGLSAIYDYGQNGAELKNNIKQYWWKAMVQLNENIVGIDSAIFMHPTIWKASGHVDAFNDPLIDNKDSKKRFRADVLIEDYCAKIEDKENKEIEKAAKRFGDAFDKAEFEATNPRVLEYRAKRAAILTRMAKSLENEDLADVKALIEELEIADPDTGSKNWTEVRQFNLMFGTKLGASADTATDLYLRPETAQGIFVNYLNVQKTSRHKLPFGIAQIGKAFRNEIVARQFIFRMREFEQMEMQYFVAPGTELEFYENWKTKRLNWHLALGLGSENYRFHDHEKLAHYANAAADIEFNFPFGFKELEGIHSRTDFDLKAHEAHSGRKLQYFDPERNENYVPYVVETSVGLDRLFLALFSTCLKDEVLEDGSERTVLSLPPALAPVKAAILPLMKKDGLAEYAETIFNDLKYDFNLFYEEKDAIGKRYRRQDAIGTPLCITIDHDSLVDNTVTIRDRDTMKQERVPVADLRRIIDEKTSFRNLLSKI; from the coding sequence ATGGCAAAGCAAGAAGATGTTTTCAAGAAAGTGATTTCTCACGCAAAGGAATATGGTTTTATTTTCCCAAGTTCTGAGATCTATGACGGACTTTCTGCGATCTACGATTACGGACAAAACGGTGCGGAACTGAAAAACAACATCAAACAATATTGGTGGAAAGCGATGGTTCAGCTGAACGAAAACATTGTGGGCATCGACTCTGCCATCTTTATGCACCCAACGATCTGGAAGGCTTCCGGACACGTGGACGCGTTCAACGACCCATTGATCGACAACAAGGATTCTAAGAAAAGATTCCGTGCGGATGTTTTGATCGAGGATTATTGCGCAAAAATTGAGGATAAAGAAAATAAAGAGATCGAGAAAGCGGCCAAGAGATTTGGTGACGCTTTTGATAAAGCTGAGTTTGAAGCTACGAATCCAAGAGTTTTGGAATATCGTGCGAAAAGAGCGGCGATCCTTACGAGAATGGCGAAATCTTTGGAAAACGAAGATCTTGCTGATGTGAAAGCGCTCATCGAAGAATTGGAAATCGCAGATCCAGACACAGGTTCTAAAAACTGGACGGAAGTGCGACAATTCAACCTGATGTTTGGGACCAAATTGGGTGCTTCTGCTGACACGGCGACGGATCTATATCTGAGACCGGAAACGGCTCAGGGTATTTTCGTGAATTATTTGAATGTTCAAAAAACGTCCCGTCATAAATTACCATTCGGGATTGCTCAGATTGGTAAAGCATTTAGAAATGAGATTGTTGCGAGACAATTTATCTTCCGAATGAGAGAATTTGAACAAATGGAAATGCAGTATTTTGTTGCGCCGGGAACTGAGCTGGAATTCTACGAAAACTGGAAGACGAAGCGTTTGAACTGGCACTTGGCTCTTGGATTAGGTTCTGAAAATTACCGTTTCCACGACCACGAGAAATTGGCGCATTATGCCAATGCTGCAGCTGATATTGAGTTTAATTTCCCATTCGGTTTCAAAGAATTGGAAGGCATCCACTCCAGAACTGACTTTGACTTGAAAGCTCACGAGGCACATTCTGGTAGAAAATTACAGTATTTCGATCCGGAAAGAAACGAGAATTATGTGCCTTACGTTGTGGAAACTTCGGTTGGTTTGGACAGATTGTTCCTTGCCTTGTTCTCAACTTGTCTTAAGGACGAAGTTTTGGAAGATGGATCTGAAAGAACAGTTTTGAGTTTACCTCCAGCTTTGGCGCCGGTAAAAGCAGCGATTCTTCCGTTGATGAAAAAAGATGGTCTGGCAGAATATGCAGAGACGATCTTCAACGATTTGAAGTACGATTTTAACTTGTTCTACGAAGAGAAAGATGCCATCGGGAAACGTTACAGAAGACAAGATGCAATCGGAACGCCACTTTGTATTACCATCGATCACGATAGTTTGGTGGATAATACTGTGACCATCAGAGACCGTGACACGATGAAGCAGGAGAGAGTTCCTGTGGCTGACCTTAGAAGAATTATTGATGAGAAGACAAGTTTTAGGAATTTGCTTTCTAAGATCTAA
- a CDS encoding sigma-70 family RNA polymerase sigma factor: MQVLNFEDIYHDYWKKIFRLCMGYVNDDDAAKDLCQETFVAVFQQLPKFRQEAAVGTWIYRIATNICLRQINIEKRMPKSELPYQIKDNSEKDNKIEQDQMTDFLYQCISELPELERIIISLELEEMKQADIAEVVGISPANVRVKIHRIKEKLTEKFKNYANR; this comes from the coding sequence ATGCAGGTTTTAAACTTCGAAGACATATACCACGATTATTGGAAGAAGATCTTTCGTCTTTGTATGGGTTATGTGAATGACGATGACGCGGCGAAAGATCTCTGTCAGGAAACCTTTGTAGCGGTTTTCCAGCAGTTGCCAAAGTTCCGGCAGGAAGCTGCGGTTGGAACCTGGATCTACAGGATCGCGACCAACATTTGTCTAAGGCAGATCAATATCGAAAAACGAATGCCGAAAAGTGAATTGCCCTATCAGATCAAAGACAACTCGGAGAAAGACAACAAGATCGAGCAGGATCAAATGACGGATTTCCTTTACCAATGCATTTCGGAATTGCCAGAATTGGAGCGGATCATCATCTCTCTGGAACTCGAAGAAATGAAACAGGCTGATATTGCTGAAGTCGTAGGGATCTCACCAGCTAATGTACGAGTCAAGATCCACCGAATCAAAGAAAAGTTAACCGAAAAATTTAAGAATTATGCAAACAGATAA
- a CDS encoding prolyl oligopeptidase family serine peptidase, with protein sequence MKVKSIFATAAVVFYVGANAQSMSKSNYPKAIKGSQTDNYFGTQVADTFRDLENDSEATKKWVDEEVAYSQNYLSKIPFRDQIKEQLRTIWNYEKISAPFKEGDYTYFSKNNGLQAQSVIYRTGLKTKDIEVFLDPNKFSEKGTTSLSNLSFNKKGTLAAYSISEGGSDWNKIIIIDAITKKQIDETIVDVKFSGISWQGDEGFYYSSYDKPKEGTVLSGMTDKHKVYYHKLGTKQSDDQLIFGGEKTPRRYLSAGVSEDQRFLIISGANATNGNELYIKDLKNGGDFVQINKGFDINANIVDTQGDELFIFTDKDAPNMRLVKVSIKNPSPENWKDVIPETENVLGISEGGGYFFATYMKDAIDIVKQFDKTGKLVREVSLPGKGNISGFGGKEKEKDIYYSFTNYITPGTIYKYNVDSGKSEVYQKPNVKFNPEDYVSEQVFYTSKDGTKVPMMINYKKGTKLNGKNPTILYSYGGFNISLQPAFSVVNAIWMENGGIYAVPNIRGGGEYGKKWHDAGTKQQKKNVFEDFIAAGEYLQSKGYTSKEYMALSGRSNGGLLVGATMTMRPDLAKVAFPGVGVLDMLRYNKFTAGAGWSYDYGTAEDSKEMFEYLKSYSPVHQVKAGTCYPSTMIITSDHDDRVVPAHSFKFGAELQEKQACSNPILLRIEKNAGHGAGRSTEQVIGENADLLSFALFEMGIKALKK encoded by the coding sequence ATGAAAGTAAAATCAATCTTTGCAACAGCTGCTGTTGTTTTCTATGTTGGTGCCAATGCTCAATCTATGTCAAAGTCAAATTATCCAAAAGCGATCAAAGGAAGTCAAACCGACAACTATTTCGGAACCCAGGTTGCAGATACTTTTCGCGATCTTGAAAACGATTCCGAAGCAACCAAAAAATGGGTGGACGAGGAAGTAGCTTATAGCCAAAATTATCTTTCCAAAATCCCTTTCCGTGATCAAATCAAAGAGCAACTGAGAACCATCTGGAACTACGAGAAGATCTCTGCGCCATTCAAAGAAGGCGATTATACTTATTTCTCCAAAAACAACGGATTGCAGGCACAATCTGTGATCTACAGAACAGGTCTTAAAACCAAAGACATCGAGGTTTTCCTGGACCCGAACAAATTCTCTGAAAAAGGAACAACCTCACTTTCCAATCTTTCATTCAACAAAAAAGGAACGCTTGCTGCCTATTCTATCTCAGAAGGTGGAAGTGACTGGAACAAAATCATCATCATCGATGCCATTACCAAAAAGCAAATCGATGAAACAATTGTGGATGTGAAATTCAGTGGCATATCGTGGCAAGGTGACGAAGGTTTTTATTACTCAAGCTACGACAAGCCAAAAGAAGGAACTGTTTTGTCTGGAATGACCGACAAACACAAGGTTTATTACCACAAATTAGGCACAAAGCAATCTGACGACCAATTGATTTTCGGAGGTGAAAAAACACCGAGAAGATATCTATCTGCAGGTGTTTCGGAAGACCAAAGATTCCTGATCATTTCCGGCGCCAATGCAACCAACGGAAACGAGTTGTACATCAAAGATTTGAAGAACGGAGGCGATTTTGTTCAGATCAACAAAGGTTTTGACATCAATGCCAATATTGTGGACACGCAAGGCGACGAGCTTTTCATCTTCACAGACAAAGATGCGCCGAATATGCGATTGGTAAAAGTCAGCATCAAAAATCCAAGTCCTGAAAACTGGAAAGATGTGATCCCGGAAACTGAAAACGTATTGGGAATCTCAGAAGGTGGCGGTTATTTCTTCGCAACATATATGAAAGATGCGATTGATATCGTGAAGCAATTTGATAAAACAGGGAAATTGGTGAGAGAAGTTTCTTTGCCTGGAAAAGGGAATATCTCAGGTTTCGGCGGTAAGGAAAAAGAGAAGGACATCTATTATTCTTTCACGAATTACATCACGCCAGGAACGATTTATAAGTATAATGTAGATTCAGGAAAATCAGAAGTTTATCAAAAACCGAATGTGAAATTCAATCCAGAAGATTACGTTTCCGAGCAGGTTTTCTACACCTCAAAAGACGGGACCAAAGTTCCAATGATGATCAATTATAAAAAAGGAACGAAGCTGAACGGAAAAAATCCAACAATCCTTTATTCCTACGGTGGTTTCAACATCAGTCTGCAGCCAGCTTTTTCTGTTGTGAATGCCATCTGGATGGAAAACGGCGGCATCTACGCAGTTCCAAACATCCGTGGTGGTGGCGAATATGGAAAGAAATGGCACGATGCGGGAACGAAGCAACAGAAGAAAAACGTGTTTGAAGACTTCATCGCTGCTGGGGAATACCTACAGTCGAAAGGCTACACTTCGAAGGAATATATGGCACTTTCTGGCCGTTCCAACGGCGGGCTTTTGGTTGGCGCAACGATGACGATGCGACCAGATCTGGCAAAGGTAGCTTTTCCAGGCGTCGGTGTTTTGGATATGTTGAGATACAACAAATTCACGGCTGGTGCAGGTTGGTCTTATGATTACGGAACAGCTGAAGACAGCAAAGAAATGTTCGAATATTTAAAATCTTATTCTCCAGTTCATCAAGTTAAAGCAGGAACTTGTTATCCATCAACGATGATTATTACAAGTGATCACGATGATAGAGTAGTGCCGGCGCATTCCTTCAAATTTGGCGCTGAGTTGCAGGAGAAACAAGCTTGCAGCAATCCCATTCTATTGAGAATTGAGAAAAACGCAGGTCACGGTGCAGGACGTTCTACAGAACAAGTGATTGGCGAAAATGCCGATTTGCTAAGTTTTGCCTTGTTCGAAATGGGAATCAAAGCTTTAAAGAAATAA